From a region of the Myxococcaceae bacterium JPH2 genome:
- a CDS encoding AraC family transcriptional regulator has product MPPETSVTLGTDGSSCWELARRPISLRLRPYVRSWLGYSESAPLLSRRRELPAPQVVVIFEFGPPLRVSSSGSEACVQHHAGGFIAGVDDSFTVTEHDGRQAGVQVNLTPLGGRLLLGVPMRELARRVVALPDVLREQRGLADRLANAPSWDARLDAVEQALLARLDSARTPCAPITWAVQRIEATTGRVRVGALTEALGYSRKHLNTLFQEHVGLSPKLYAELVRFESLTQRLKSGARESWATLAFDLGFADQAHLSREVRRFAGVSPTEARALLAGPFAEPLP; this is encoded by the coding sequence GTGCCACCGGAGACATCCGTCACCTTGGGGACCGACGGGTCCTCCTGCTGGGAGCTGGCCCGGCGCCCCATCTCCCTCCGGCTGCGGCCCTACGTGCGCTCGTGGCTCGGCTACTCCGAGTCCGCGCCCCTCCTGAGTCGGCGGCGCGAGCTGCCCGCCCCGCAGGTCGTCGTCATCTTCGAGTTCGGCCCACCGCTGCGCGTGTCGTCGAGCGGCTCCGAAGCCTGCGTCCAGCACCACGCGGGCGGGTTCATCGCCGGGGTGGATGACAGCTTCACCGTCACCGAACACGACGGCCGGCAAGCGGGAGTCCAGGTCAACCTGACGCCCTTGGGCGGGAGGCTGCTGCTCGGCGTGCCCATGCGTGAGCTGGCGCGAAGGGTGGTCGCATTGCCCGACGTGCTCCGGGAACAGCGAGGACTGGCGGACCGCCTCGCGAACGCGCCGTCCTGGGACGCGCGCCTGGATGCGGTCGAGCAGGCCTTGCTGGCACGGCTCGACTCGGCGCGAACGCCTTGCGCGCCCATCACCTGGGCGGTGCAACGCATTGAAGCCACGACGGGGCGCGTGCGCGTGGGCGCGCTCACCGAGGCGCTCGGCTATAGCCGCAAGCACCTCAACACGCTGTTCCAGGAACACGTCGGGCTGTCGCCCAAGCTGTACGCGGAGCTGGTGCGCTTCGAGTCGCTGACGCAGCGACTGAAGTCAGGCGCACGCGAGTCCTGGGCCACGCTCGCGTTCGACCTGGGCTTCGCGGACCAGGCCCACCTGTCGCGCGAGGTGCGCCGCTTCGCGGGCGTCTCGCCCACCGAGGCGCGCGCCCTGTTGGCGGGGCCCTTCGCCGAGCCGTTGCCGTAG
- a CDS encoding PKD domain-containing protein, whose amino-acid sequence MHPRSVHPWLVAALVVGGLVATGCGDNNKPPQPANSAPRLTGPTAPSDEFASGERVALSLTATDQEGDTLTYAWTQEPAAPAGTFSSTTEAGPTWSAPSVTQDTSFVLAVSVSDGKGGTVEGSVKVLVHAAPIVNRPPRITDGPRGSVTSVAGPAPVVLGVTASDEDGDALSYAWTQAPATPAGSFTDTHVPAPAWSAPAVTTAQRFTLKVVVSDARGGSTQGVVDVEVTPPVAGNTSPTLSQAPVASAATVDEGKAVTLSAAATDGDGDVLTYFWTQVSPASPTGTFANMFGDHVTWTAPLVRSTTTYTLRVSVTDGRGGVTQGDVTVSVRDLNRPPTVAPAITAPDSLVAGDTATLDIAATDPDGDTLTYAWTQTAPASQGHFVAGTSGASAKWFSPDLSTETSFTFSVSVTDGQSAPVERTVIVPVRVPTYADVQRVWTQNCMGCHDTQSTNGLVLAAGSSHTNLVGITARNPNCNTLARVSAGDPNNSVLIRKMSGTTCGDRMAKNNPTLFDTQPGDLVRVRSWILAGAKGP is encoded by the coding sequence ATGCACCCTCGTTCGGTCCATCCCTGGCTCGTCGCGGCACTCGTTGTTGGGGGGCTCGTGGCGACGGGCTGTGGTGACAACAACAAGCCCCCGCAGCCCGCCAACTCGGCCCCGCGCCTGACTGGTCCCACCGCACCCTCGGATGAGTTTGCCTCGGGCGAACGCGTGGCGCTGTCGCTGACCGCGACGGACCAGGAAGGCGACACGCTCACGTACGCGTGGACCCAGGAGCCCGCCGCACCCGCGGGGACGTTCAGCAGCACGACGGAGGCGGGCCCCACCTGGTCCGCGCCGTCCGTGACGCAGGACACCTCGTTCGTCCTCGCGGTGTCGGTGTCGGACGGCAAGGGCGGGACGGTGGAAGGCTCCGTGAAGGTGCTGGTCCACGCGGCCCCCATCGTCAACCGCCCGCCTCGCATCACGGACGGACCTCGCGGCAGCGTGACCTCTGTCGCGGGCCCCGCGCCTGTCGTGCTCGGCGTCACGGCCTCGGACGAGGACGGAGACGCGTTGAGCTATGCCTGGACGCAAGCGCCGGCGACTCCCGCGGGGAGCTTCACCGACACGCACGTCCCCGCCCCGGCCTGGAGCGCGCCTGCCGTCACGACCGCTCAGCGCTTCACCCTGAAGGTCGTGGTGTCCGACGCACGGGGCGGCAGCACGCAAGGCGTGGTGGACGTGGAGGTGACGCCGCCCGTGGCCGGCAACACCTCGCCCACGCTGAGTCAGGCGCCCGTGGCCAGCGCGGCCACCGTGGACGAGGGCAAGGCCGTGACGCTGTCCGCCGCCGCCACGGATGGGGATGGCGATGTGCTCACCTACTTCTGGACCCAGGTGTCACCCGCCAGTCCCACGGGCACCTTCGCGAATATGTTCGGCGACCACGTGACGTGGACCGCGCCGCTCGTGCGCAGCACCACGACGTACACGCTGCGCGTCTCCGTCACGGATGGCCGAGGCGGAGTGACTCAAGGCGACGTCACCGTCAGCGTGCGGGACTTGAACCGGCCGCCCACCGTGGCTCCGGCCATCACCGCGCCGGACTCGCTCGTGGCGGGCGACACCGCGACGCTCGACATCGCGGCCACGGATCCAGACGGGGACACGCTCACCTACGCGTGGACGCAGACCGCCCCCGCGAGCCAGGGACACTTCGTCGCGGGCACGAGCGGCGCGAGCGCGAAGTGGTTCTCTCCCGACCTGAGCACCGAGACGTCGTTCACCTTCAGCGTGTCCGTCACCGATGGGCAGAGCGCCCCCGTGGAGCGCACCGTCATCGTGCCCGTGCGCGTGCCGACGTACGCGGACGTGCAGCGCGTGTGGACGCAGAACTGCATGGGATGTCACGACACGCAGAGCACCAACGGACTGGTGCTCGCGGCCGGGAGCAGCCACACCAACCTCGTGGGCATCACCGCACGCAACCCGAACTGCAACACCCTGGCGCGCGTGAGCGCTGGCGATCCCAACAACTCGGTGCTCATCCGGAAGATGTCGGGCACGACCTGCGGTGACCGCATGGCGAAGAACAACCCCACCCTCTTCGACACACAGCCGGGCGACCTCGTCCGGGTGCGCTCGTGGATCCTCGCGGGCGCCAAGGGCCCCTGA